One window of the Melanotaenia boesemani isolate fMelBoe1 chromosome 14, fMelBoe1.pri, whole genome shotgun sequence genome contains the following:
- the si:ch211-247n2.1 gene encoding calcium-activated potassium channel subunit beta-2 isoform X2, whose translation MFLWAGSKAPDGRSDRKSIYQRIRDYEVLDRRKTVTALRAGEDKAILLGLSMIFFSVMMYFVLGITILRSYSDSPWTREDTCTILNATIMWDVNCSYSCGAECWKNSRYPCLQVYVSLNSSGRVIRLLHNEETQENNPECFYIPRCRKDYAATHSTVQSISERLRSQHIIQCFVDPTDTTHSAISTQIYGRVAVFHSLFWPTCTLVGGSVIIAMVKLTQYLSIMCDRLSRIKR comes from the exons ATGTTTCTGTGGGCAGGAAGTAAAGCCCCGGATGGAAGAAGTGACCGCAA ATCCATTTACCAGAGGATCCGAGACTACGAGGTCCTGGACAGAAGGAAGACGGTGACGGCTCTGAGGGCAGGAGAGGACAAAGCCATACTACTGGGCCTTAGCATGATCTTCTTCTCTGTCATGATGTATTTTGTCCTGGGCATCACCATACTGCGCTCCTACTCTGACAG TCCGTGGACACGTGAAGATACTTGTACCATTCTGAACGCCACCATCATGTGGGATGTGAACTGTTCATACAGCTGTGGAGCAGAGTGCTGGAAGAATTCCCGCTATCCCTGCCTCCAGGTCTACGTCAGCCTCAACTCATCAGGAAGAGTGATTCGTCTGCTTCACAACGAGGAGACTCAGGAGAACAACCCGGAG TGTTTCTACATCCCACGATGCCGGAAGGATTACGCTGCCACGCACTCCACAGTTCAGAGCATTTCTGAGCGTCTCAGGTCCCAGCACATCATTCAGTGTTTTGTTGACCCCACAGACACAACGCACAGCGCCATTTCCACCCAGATTTACGGCAGAGTTGCTGTCTTTCACTCCCTGTTCTGGCCAACCTGCACCTTGGTCGGAGGGAGCGTCATCATCGCCATGGTGAAGCTGACCCAGTATCTGTCCATCATGTGTGACAGACTAAGCCGCATCAAGAGGTGA
- the si:ch211-247n2.1 gene encoding calcium-activated potassium channel subunit beta-2 isoform X1 translates to MSGDNCSDSFTVDLCSTPSLEIRWFNSSESNGSLPLPHSSVTMFLWAGSKAPDGRSDRKSIYQRIRDYEVLDRRKTVTALRAGEDKAILLGLSMIFFSVMMYFVLGITILRSYSDSPWTREDTCTILNATIMWDVNCSYSCGAECWKNSRYPCLQVYVSLNSSGRVIRLLHNEETQENNPECFYIPRCRKDYAATHSTVQSISERLRSQHIIQCFVDPTDTTHSAISTQIYGRVAVFHSLFWPTCTLVGGSVIIAMVKLTQYLSIMCDRLSRIKR, encoded by the exons GTGGTTCAACTCTTCTGAGAGTAACGGCAGTTTGCCATTACCACATTCCTCAGTGACAATGTTTCTGTGGGCAGGAAGTAAAGCCCCGGATGGAAGAAGTGACCGCAA ATCCATTTACCAGAGGATCCGAGACTACGAGGTCCTGGACAGAAGGAAGACGGTGACGGCTCTGAGGGCAGGAGAGGACAAAGCCATACTACTGGGCCTTAGCATGATCTTCTTCTCTGTCATGATGTATTTTGTCCTGGGCATCACCATACTGCGCTCCTACTCTGACAG TCCGTGGACACGTGAAGATACTTGTACCATTCTGAACGCCACCATCATGTGGGATGTGAACTGTTCATACAGCTGTGGAGCAGAGTGCTGGAAGAATTCCCGCTATCCCTGCCTCCAGGTCTACGTCAGCCTCAACTCATCAGGAAGAGTGATTCGTCTGCTTCACAACGAGGAGACTCAGGAGAACAACCCGGAG TGTTTCTACATCCCACGATGCCGGAAGGATTACGCTGCCACGCACTCCACAGTTCAGAGCATTTCTGAGCGTCTCAGGTCCCAGCACATCATTCAGTGTTTTGTTGACCCCACAGACACAACGCACAGCGCCATTTCCACCCAGATTTACGGCAGAGTTGCTGTCTTTCACTCCCTGTTCTGGCCAACCTGCACCTTGGTCGGAGGGAGCGTCATCATCGCCATGGTGAAGCTGACCCAGTATCTGTCCATCATGTGTGACAGACTAAGCCGCATCAAGAGGTGA